In a single window of the Agrobacterium fabrum str. C58 genome:
- the gndA gene encoding NADP-dependent phosphogluconate dehydrogenase: protein MEQAEIGLIGLGVMGSNLALNIAEKGNKIAVFNRTPEVTRKFYADAGELQGQIIPCETIEEFVAAIRPPRPIIIMIKAGDPVDQQMEILKPHLANGDIMIDAGNANFRDTIRRFDNLKDSGLTFIGMGVSGGEEGARHGPSIMVGGTEDSWKRVEKVLTSISAKYNDDPCVAWLGNDGAGHFVKTIHNGIEYADMQMIAEIYGILRDGLKMSAVEIADVFAEWNKGRLNSYLIEITEKVLRAADPITGKPMVDLILDKAGQKGTGKWSVIEAQNMGVAATAIEAAVAARILSSQKDEREAAEKIFGLPTLAAAPADKKAFIADLESALLAAKVGAYAQGFAIMSAASKEFNWNLPMPTIARIWRAGCIIRSEFLDEITSAFTKDPHVANLIVTPAFSAIVKDTDAPLRRVVSYAVLSGLPVSALASALGYFDAYRRGRGSANLIQAQRDFFGAHGFERTDGVDKPHGPWGSGADIF, encoded by the coding sequence GTGGAACAGGCAGAAATCGGTTTGATCGGTCTCGGCGTCATGGGCTCGAACCTGGCGTTGAACATCGCAGAAAAGGGCAACAAGATTGCCGTATTCAACCGAACCCCGGAAGTTACACGAAAATTCTACGCTGATGCGGGCGAACTGCAGGGTCAGATCATTCCCTGCGAAACCATCGAGGAATTCGTCGCCGCCATTCGTCCTCCGCGCCCGATCATCATCATGATCAAGGCAGGCGATCCGGTCGACCAGCAGATGGAAATCCTGAAACCGCATCTGGCCAACGGCGACATCATGATCGATGCCGGCAATGCCAACTTCCGCGATACGATCCGCCGTTTCGATAACCTCAAGGATAGCGGCCTGACCTTTATCGGCATGGGCGTTTCCGGCGGTGAAGAAGGTGCGCGCCATGGACCGTCGATCATGGTTGGCGGCACCGAGGATAGCTGGAAGCGCGTCGAAAAGGTTCTGACCTCCATTTCCGCCAAGTATAATGACGATCCGTGCGTGGCATGGCTCGGCAATGACGGTGCTGGTCATTTCGTCAAGACCATCCATAACGGCATCGAATATGCCGACATGCAGATGATTGCCGAAATCTACGGCATCCTGCGTGATGGCCTGAAAATGAGCGCCGTCGAGATCGCCGACGTGTTTGCCGAATGGAACAAGGGCCGCCTGAATTCCTACCTGATCGAAATCACCGAGAAGGTTCTGCGCGCTGCCGATCCGATCACCGGCAAGCCGATGGTCGATCTGATCCTCGACAAGGCCGGCCAGAAGGGCACAGGCAAGTGGTCGGTCATCGAAGCCCAGAACATGGGCGTCGCTGCAACCGCCATCGAGGCGGCCGTGGCTGCCCGTATCCTGTCGTCGCAGAAGGATGAGCGTGAAGCTGCCGAGAAGATCTTCGGCCTGCCGACCCTCGCAGCGGCCCCCGCCGACAAAAAGGCCTTCATCGCCGATCTGGAAAGCGCGCTTCTGGCCGCCAAGGTCGGTGCTTACGCCCAGGGCTTCGCCATCATGTCGGCTGCTTCGAAGGAGTTCAACTGGAACCTGCCGATGCCGACGATTGCCCGCATCTGGCGCGCCGGCTGCATCATCCGCTCGGAATTCCTTGATGAGATCACCTCGGCCTTTACCAAGGATCCGCATGTGGCCAACCTCATCGTGACGCCGGCCTTCTCCGCCATCGTCAAGGATACCGACGCGCCGCTGCGCCGTGTGGTGTCTTACGCCGTGCTCTCCGGTCTGCCGGTTTCGGCGCTTGCTTCGGCGCTCGGTTATTTCGACGCCTATCGCCGTGGTCGCGGCAGCGCCAACCTCATTCAGGCACAGCGCGATTTCTTCGGTGCACATGGTTTTGAACGCACCGATGGTGTGGACAAGCCGCACGGCCCATGGGGTAGCGGCGCCGATATTTTTTGA
- the ccoS gene encoding cbb3-type cytochrome oxidase assembly protein CcoS: protein MNMLIYLIPVALFLGALGLFAFLWSVRSGQYEDMDGAAWRVIEDGDDRPRPPS from the coding sequence ATGAACATGCTGATCTATCTCATTCCCGTCGCGCTGTTCCTGGGCGCGCTCGGGCTTTTCGCCTTCCTCTGGTCGGTGCGCTCAGGTCAATATGAGGATATGGACGGGGCGGCCTGGCGGGTAATAGAAGACGGCGATGACCGGCCTCGGCCACCATCTTGA